CCACTGCGGACCGGGACGAGTTCGTCCGGCTGACCGACCCGTATCGGAGAGAGCTGCTCGCGCACTGCTACCGGCTGCTGGGCTCGGTCGACGAGGCCGAGGATCTGGTGCAGGAGACGTATCTGCGGGCCTGGCGGTCCTACGACGGCTTCGAGGGCCGCGCCTCGTTGCGGACCTGGCTGCACCGGATCGCCACCAACACGTGTCTGACGGCCCTGGAGAGCCGCGCGCGACGTCCGCTGCCCTCGGGGCTCGGCGGGCCCGCAGAGACGCCTGAGGAGCCGCTGACGGCCCCCTTGACGGACGTTCCGTGGCTCCAGCCGCTGCCCGACGCGCTCGTCGACCCGGCGAACGTCGTGGCCGCGCGGGGGAGCCTGCGCCTGGCGCTGGTCGCCGCGCTCCAGAATCTGCCGGCGCGGCAGCGGGCCGTGCTGATCCTGCGGGACGTGCTGGCGTGGCGGGCGGCCGAGGTGGCCTCGCTGCTGGGCACGTCCACCGCGGCCGTGAAGAGCAGCCTGCAACGCGCGCGTGCCCGGCTCGACGAGGTGGCGCCCGACGAGGACCTCGTTCAGGAGCCGGAGGGCGCCGCCGACCGCGAGGTGCTCGACCGGTACGTGGCCGCCTTCGAGAACGCCGACCTGGACTCGCTGATCGACCTTCTCCAGGACGGCGTCGAGCTGGAGATGCCGCCGTTCGCGCAGTGGTACAGCGGCAGGGCGGACGTGCTGCGGTTCCTGCGGGCACGGGTGCACGAGAAGGGCACCCTGCGGATGCTGCGCACGCGCGCGAACGGGCAGCCGGCCGTGGCGATGTACGTACGCGGCGCGGACGGCGTCCTCCGCGGGCACTCCGTGCAGGTGCTGACCGTGCGCAAGGATGCACTGGCCCGCGTCACCGCCTTCCTCGATCCGCGGGTGCTGGACCGGTTCGGACTGCCGAAGGAGCTGTCGTGAACTCCGGGGAACTGCTGGAGCGTTCGCTCGCCTACACGCTGGGGAGCGTCGCGGAGATCGGGTCCGTGAACCTGGGGCGCGGGACACCCTGCGCCGAGTGGGACCTCGGGGAACTGCTCACACACATCGACGACTCGCTGGACGCGCTGTACGAGGGCCTGACGGGCGGGCGGATCGGGCTGTTCCCGCGTGCCGACCGGGTCTGCGGCCTGCGTACGCGTGCGTGCGCGGTGCTCGGCGCATGGACCGCCGGGCCCGCCGAGGAGCGCGTCCTGGTCGGTGAACGGCCGCTGGACGTGCGGGTGATGGGTGCCGTGGGCGCCGTCGAGATAGCCGTGCACGGCTGGGACGTCGCCCAGGCCTGCGGCCGGCCCCGGCCCATCCCGGCCTCCCTCGCCGCCGAACTGCTGAGCGTGGCCCGCCTGGTGGTCGCGGAGGAGGACCGGGGCGTGCGCTTCGGCGCGCCGGTCGACGTGGCGCCACGCGCGCGTGCCGACGTGCGGCTGCTGGCCTTCCTGGGCCGCCGCGATTCCTTTCCGGGGTGAGCCGGGTCTGCCTTCCGTGAGTGATCCGAGCGACTCACGGAAGGCACGGCCATGACCGACATCCTCAAAGCCCCGCCACTGCGCACCCCACCCGCCGAACGGGCCCCGACCAGGCGCGTGTGGACCGTCGCCCTCGCCGGCCTCGGCGCGCTGCTGTGCTCCCTCGACGTCGTGGTCGTCGCCACCGCGCTGCCCGCGCTGCGCGCGGACTTCGGGGCGAGCCTGTCCGAGCTGGAGTGGACGATCAACGCCTACAACCTCGTCTTCGCCTGCCTCACCCTGACCGGCGCCGCGCTCGGCGACCGGTTCGGGCGGCGGCGGATGTACGTCGTCGGCCTCGCCGTCTTCACGCTCGCCTCGGCCGCTGCGGCCCTCGCCCAGGGCCCGGGCCAGCTCATCGGCGCCCGCGTGCTCCAGGGCGCCGGGGCCGCCGTCCTGCTGCCGCTCACCCTGACCCTGATCAGTGAGGCGTTCCCGGCCGAGAAGCGGGGCGTCGCCATCGGGATGTGGGGCGGTGTGACCGGACTCGGCGTGGCTGCCGGGCCGGTGCTGGGCGGCGCCGTCACCGAGGGCCTGTCCTGGCAGTGGATCTTCTGGCTGAACGTGCCCATCGGGCTCGCCATGCTGCCCCTGGCGGCGACCAGGCTGCGCGAGAGCTACGGCACCCGGCCCCAACTCGACCTGGTCGGGCTGGCGCTGGCGGCCGTGGGCCTGACGGGTCTCGCCTGGGCGCCGGTGCGGGCGCCCGAGGCCGGCTGGGGGAGTGCCGAGGTGCTGACCGCGCTGGCGGTCGGGGTGGTGTTCGTCGCGGGGTTCCTCGCCTGGGAACGCGCCGGCGCCCGCTATCCGATGCTGCCCCTGTCGCACTTCCGGCGGCGCGGCTTCTCGACCGCCAACGCCTCCGGCTTCCTCCTCTTCGCCTCGCTGCTCGGCGCCCTGTTCATGATCACGCAGCTCTTCCAGCTCGGCCTCGGCTACTCCCCGCTGGAGGCGGGCGTGCGCATCCTCGTCTGGAACGCCACGCCCCTGCTGGTCGCGCCGATCGCCGGGGCGCTCGCCGACCGGTTCGGGAACCGGCCGTTCATGCTCGGCGGCCTCGTCCTCCAGGCGACGGGCCTCGCCCTGCTGGCCGCACGGCTCGAACCCGGCGTCGGATACGGCAGCCTCGTCCTCCCGCTGATCGTCGCGGGCATCGGCATCTCCATGGTGTTCCCGAGCG
The DNA window shown above is from Streptomyces chartreusis and carries:
- a CDS encoding sigma-70 family RNA polymerase sigma factor, with product MSATTADRDEFVRLTDPYRRELLAHCYRLLGSVDEAEDLVQETYLRAWRSYDGFEGRASLRTWLHRIATNTCLTALESRARRPLPSGLGGPAETPEEPLTAPLTDVPWLQPLPDALVDPANVVAARGSLRLALVAALQNLPARQRAVLILRDVLAWRAAEVASLLGTSTAAVKSSLQRARARLDEVAPDEDLVQEPEGAADREVLDRYVAAFENADLDSLIDLLQDGVELEMPPFAQWYSGRADVLRFLRARVHEKGTLRMLRTRANGQPAVAMYVRGADGVLRGHSVQVLTVRKDALARVTAFLDPRVLDRFGLPKELS
- a CDS encoding TIGR03086 family metal-binding protein, with protein sequence MNSGELLERSLAYTLGSVAEIGSVNLGRGTPCAEWDLGELLTHIDDSLDALYEGLTGGRIGLFPRADRVCGLRTRACAVLGAWTAGPAEERVLVGERPLDVRVMGAVGAVEIAVHGWDVAQACGRPRPIPASLAAELLSVARLVVAEEDRGVRFGAPVDVAPRARADVRLLAFLGRRDSFPG
- a CDS encoding MFS transporter — encoded protein: MTDILKAPPLRTPPAERAPTRRVWTVALAGLGALLCSLDVVVVATALPALRADFGASLSELEWTINAYNLVFACLTLTGAALGDRFGRRRMYVVGLAVFTLASAAAALAQGPGQLIGARVLQGAGAAVLLPLTLTLISEAFPAEKRGVAIGMWGGVTGLGVAAGPVLGGAVTEGLSWQWIFWLNVPIGLAMLPLAATRLRESYGTRPQLDLVGLALAAVGLTGLAWAPVRAPEAGWGSAEVLTALAVGVVFVAGFLAWERAGARYPMLPLSHFRRRGFSTANASGFLLFASLLGALFMITQLFQLGLGYSPLEAGVRILVWNATPLLVAPIAGALADRFGNRPFMLGGLVLQATGLALLAARLEPGVGYGSLVLPLIVAGIGISMVFPSVANAVTSSVPLGDAGVAAGVNNALRELGGVFGVAVAAAVFTTYGGYGSPGAFIDGAGAALWVSAGAAAVGAAVAAFAPGRGRT